From a region of the Neisseria subflava genome:
- a CDS encoding DUF350 domain-containing protein produces MSISLSQYLLYLQYMLAGIAMTVVFAAVYLRITPVEELRLIKNGNLACALSFGGALVGFCLTLASSIAHSVSFIDFILWALAAAVIQIFVYFAATMMIKDATEELIGNNVAVGALFGAVSISIGILNAACLT; encoded by the coding sequence GTGAGTATTTCTCTGTCCCAATATCTGCTCTACCTGCAATACATGTTGGCAGGTATCGCCATGACCGTTGTTTTTGCTGCCGTATATCTGCGGATTACACCCGTTGAAGAATTGCGCCTGATTAAAAACGGCAACCTTGCCTGCGCCTTATCATTTGGCGGCGCGTTGGTCGGTTTTTGTCTGACACTGGCGTCAAGTATTGCCCACAGCGTCAGCTTCATCGATTTTATCCTGTGGGCCCTTGCCGCAGCAGTGATTCAGATTTTTGTCTATTTCGCTGCAACAATGATGATTAAAGACGCTACCGAAGAACTCATTGGCAATAATGTCGCCGTCGGCGCGCTGTTTGGTGCAGTGTCCATCTCGATCGGCATTTTGAATGCGGCTTGCTTGACTTGA
- the nusA gene encoding transcription termination factor NusA, translating to MSREMLQLAEALASEKNVETEVVFKALEFALSTAAKKKADREHMDVRVEIDRDTGEYQTFRRWLIVADEDYTYPDIEKTIEEIQEEIPGTTIQIGEYYEEQLPNEGFGRQAAQTAKQIILQRIRDAEREQNLNEFLASKEDIVSGTVKRVERHGIIVEVVAGKLDALIPREEMIPRENFRSGDRIRALFLRVDEIGNTGRKQVILSRTSGDFLAKLYANEVPEIADGLLEIREVARDPGQRAKVAVKANDQRIDPQGTCIGVRGSRVNAVSNELSGERIDIVLWSPEPAQFVMNALSPAEVSRIVIDEDKHAVDVIVDENQLALAIGRGGQNVRLASILTGWQLNIMTVEEADERNAAEDAVIRNLFTTHLNIDDETADILVEEGFATLEEVAYVPAAELLSIDGFDEEIVETLRNRARDAILTITIAAEEKLGEVSEDMRNLDGVDSDMLRKLAEAGVTQRDDLAELSVDELVEITGVDEEEAKKVILAAREHWFTEENN from the coding sequence ATGAGTCGCGAAATGTTACAGCTGGCCGAAGCGCTGGCAAGTGAAAAAAACGTTGAAACGGAAGTCGTATTCAAAGCCCTTGAATTCGCCCTCTCTACTGCTGCCAAGAAAAAAGCCGACCGCGAGCACATGGACGTGCGCGTCGAAATCGACCGCGATACCGGCGAATACCAAACCTTCCGCCGCTGGCTGATTGTTGCCGATGAAGACTACACCTACCCCGACATAGAAAAAACCATCGAGGAAATCCAAGAAGAAATCCCCGGCACAACCATCCAAATCGGCGAATACTACGAAGAGCAGCTGCCAAACGAAGGCTTCGGCCGCCAAGCAGCGCAAACAGCCAAACAAATCATTCTGCAACGCATCCGCGATGCGGAGCGCGAGCAAAACCTGAACGAGTTCCTCGCTTCTAAAGAAGACATCGTTTCCGGTACGGTAAAACGCGTCGAGCGCCACGGCATCATCGTTGAAGTCGTCGCAGGCAAACTTGATGCACTGATTCCGCGTGAAGAAATGATTCCGCGCGAAAACTTCCGCAGCGGCGACCGCATCCGCGCCCTCTTCCTGCGTGTGGACGAAATCGGCAATACCGGCCGCAAACAAGTCATTTTGAGCCGTACCAGCGGCGACTTCTTGGCCAAACTCTACGCCAACGAGGTACCTGAAATTGCAGACGGCCTGTTGGAAATCCGCGAAGTAGCACGCGACCCAGGCCAACGCGCCAAAGTTGCCGTTAAAGCCAACGACCAACGCATCGACCCGCAAGGTACTTGTATCGGCGTGCGCGGTTCCCGTGTTAACGCCGTGAGCAACGAATTGTCCGGCGAACGCATCGACATCGTATTGTGGTCTCCTGAGCCAGCCCAATTCGTGATGAACGCGCTGTCTCCTGCCGAAGTGAGCCGCATCGTGATTGACGAAGACAAACACGCCGTTGACGTGATTGTTGATGAAAACCAACTGGCGCTGGCCATCGGCCGCGGCGGTCAAAACGTCCGCCTGGCTTCCATCCTGACCGGCTGGCAGCTGAACATCATGACCGTTGAAGAAGCCGACGAGCGCAATGCCGCCGAAGACGCCGTTATCCGCAACCTCTTCACCACCCACTTGAACATCGACGACGAAACCGCCGATATCTTGGTTGAAGAAGGCTTTGCCACTTTGGAAGAAGTTGCTTACGTTCCAGCGGCAGAATTGCTCTCGATTGACGGCTTTGACGAAGAAATCGTTGAAACCCTGCGCAACCGCGCACGCGACGCGATCCTGACCATTACCATCGCCGCAGAAGAAAAACTGGGTGAAGTGTCTGAAGACATGCGCAATCTGGACGGCGTAGATTCCGATATGTTGCGCAAACTGGCCGAAGCCGGTGTTACCCAACGCGATGATCTGGCCGAATTGTCTGTTGACGAATTGGTCGAAATTACCGGTGTTGACGAAGAAGAAGCCAAAAAAGTGATTTTGGCTGCACGCGAACACTGGTTTACTGAAGAAAACAACTAA
- the rimP gene encoding ribosome maturation factor RimP — protein MDIQSILDKTLPGLGYELVDFELTAQGDLRVFIDKEGGITVEDCATVSNHLSRVFMVEDIDYKRLEISSPGLDRPLKKAADFVRFAGQNAKIKTRLPIDGQKNFIGRIESCENDIVTVSFDGKTAQIELSNIDKARLRPEFKF, from the coding sequence ATGGATATTCAAAGCATTCTTGATAAAACCCTGCCCGGCTTGGGCTACGAGCTGGTCGATTTCGAACTGACCGCACAAGGCGATTTGCGCGTTTTTATCGATAAAGAAGGCGGCATCACCGTCGAAGACTGCGCCACTGTCAGCAACCATCTGAGCCGCGTGTTTATGGTTGAAGACATCGACTACAAACGTTTGGAAATCTCCAGCCCGGGCCTTGACCGTCCGTTGAAAAAAGCCGCCGACTTCGTGCGCTTTGCCGGCCAGAACGCCAAAATCAAAACACGCCTGCCGATTGATGGTCAGAAAAACTTCATCGGCCGTATCGAATCTTGCGAAAACGACATCGTTACCGTCTCTTTCGACGGCAAAACTGCCCAAATCGAATTGAGCAATATCGACAAAGCCCGTTTGCGCCCCGAATTTAAATTTTAA
- a CDS encoding STAS/SEC14 domain-containing protein, with the protein MISIREQSYGLNVALYNEFTLDDFRQLEEALLAAKQKIHLPDILLDLSMLKDFTIDMAVEQIKFLNQHETDFGRVAVITDDIWIKLGARLSSLLTNQHPKYFSDATEAQAWLLASNLK; encoded by the coding sequence ATGATTTCCATCCGCGAACAATCTTACGGCTTAAACGTAGCGCTGTACAACGAGTTCACTTTGGACGATTTCCGCCAATTGGAAGAAGCCTTGTTGGCCGCGAAACAAAAAATCCATCTGCCCGACATCCTGTTGGACTTGTCCATGCTGAAAGACTTCACCATCGATATGGCGGTTGAGCAAATCAAATTTCTCAACCAACACGAAACCGACTTTGGCCGCGTTGCCGTCATTACCGACGACATCTGGATCAAACTCGGCGCGCGCCTTTCCAGCCTCTTGACCAACCAACATCCCAAATATTTCAGCGATGCTACCGAAGCGCAGGCTTGGTTGTTGGCAAGCAATTTGAAATAA
- the rnhA gene encoding ribonuclease HI: MQRQPRRRRLGVFMRYGTHEKELFGGEAETTNNRMELTAVIEGLKSLKRRCQVVICTDSQYVKNGMESWIHGWKKNGWKTAAKKPVKNDDLWKELDSLVQQHDVRWTWVKGHAGHPENEKADELANRGAAKFA; this comes from the coding sequence ATGCAAAGGCAACCCCGGCGCAGGCGGCTGGGGGTATTTATGCGCTACGGCACACACGAAAAAGAACTGTTCGGCGGCGAAGCCGAAACCACCAACAACCGCATGGAGCTGACCGCCGTCATCGAAGGCCTGAAATCCTTAAAACGCCGCTGCCAAGTCGTCATCTGCACCGACTCGCAATACGTCAAAAACGGCATGGAAAGCTGGATACACGGCTGGAAAAAAAACGGCTGGAAAACCGCCGCCAAAAAACCGGTCAAAAACGACGATTTATGGAAAGAGCTGGATAGCCTGGTTCAACAGCACGATGTCCGCTGGACGTGGGTAAAAGGCCATGCCGGACACCCTGAAAACGAAAAAGCCGACGAGCTTGCCAACCGCGGTGCAGCAAAATTTGCATAA
- a CDS encoding HIT family protein: MTCPICTADNEDILLQTPNLRVIAVHNEAGAPAFCRVIWNDHVSEMTDLSPAERNEIMEMVYQVEAAMRQVFRPAKINLASLGNVVPHLHWHVIARFENDANFPAPIWAAPVREHGMALPENWPEQIKNLIA, from the coding sequence ATGACCTGCCCCATCTGCACTGCCGACAACGAAGACATTTTGCTGCAAACGCCCAATCTGCGCGTTATCGCCGTCCACAACGAAGCCGGCGCACCGGCATTCTGCCGCGTGATTTGGAATGACCATGTTTCCGAGATGACCGACCTTTCCCCTGCCGAACGCAACGAAATCATGGAAATGGTGTATCAGGTTGAAGCCGCAATGCGCCAAGTCTTCCGCCCGGCCAAAATCAATCTGGCCAGCCTCGGCAATGTTGTGCCCCACCTGCATTGGCACGTCATCGCCCGTTTTGAAAACGACGCCAACTTCCCCGCGCCGATTTGGGCCGCGCCCGTCCGCGAACACGGTATGGCCTTGCCCGAAAATTGGCCGGAACAAATCAAAAACTTAATCGCTTAA
- a CDS encoding outer membrane beta-barrel protein, producing the protein MKNSAHFCFAVLALSAAVSTQAARPVEFTVGSEYYNETYREYEKDGSRLMQQKGNLWSINAGVKYRFNDRHAAKLEGRYSRGKTDYTGSVQYITEDYIDDSASYGSATLKNAPRRAYDIRALYEYTLPINDRFSITAGAGLGHRVLRDLSSRIDPNDYDRKNRTIYAQINTGVNIALPANFEISPRIAYNRAVKGRQYSYEPDQAETRMKQGGGQGIEVEVPVSKKFANGSKISLTPFYRGWKVKESNLTVTEEYDSYGLGSIEPKNHTHETGIRLQYSF; encoded by the coding sequence ATGAAAAATTCTGCTCATTTCTGTTTTGCAGTGTTAGCACTCTCTGCTGCCGTAAGTACACAGGCTGCCCGCCCTGTTGAATTTACCGTTGGTAGCGAATATTACAACGAGACCTATCGCGAATACGAAAAAGATGGTAGTCGCTTAATGCAGCAAAAAGGCAACTTATGGTCTATTAATGCCGGCGTAAAATACCGTTTCAACGATCGCCATGCGGCAAAATTAGAAGGCCGTTATTCGCGCGGTAAAACAGATTACACGGGAAGCGTACAATATATAACTGAGGATTATATCGACGATTCAGCAAGTTATGGCTCAGCCACACTCAAAAATGCACCACGCCGCGCATACGATATCCGTGCCTTATACGAATATACACTCCCGATTAACGATCGCTTTAGCATTACTGCCGGAGCCGGCTTGGGACACCGTGTTCTGAGAGACTTAAGCAGCCGTATTGATCCTAATGATTATGACCGCAAAAACCGAACCATATATGCGCAAATCAATACCGGAGTAAATATCGCCCTTCCTGCAAACTTTGAGATATCTCCCCGCATTGCCTACAATCGTGCCGTGAAAGGCCGCCAATATTCTTACGAACCCGACCAGGCAGAAACCCGAATGAAACAAGGTGGCGGACAAGGTATTGAGGTTGAAGTACCTGTATCTAAAAAATTCGCTAACGGCTCCAAAATCAGCCTCACTCCATTCTATCGCGGCTGGAAAGTTAAAGAATCGAACCTTACCGTTACGGAAGAGTATGACTCATATGGATTGGGATCTATAGAACCTAAAAACCACACCCACGAAACGGGCATAAGATTGCAATACTCTTTCTAA
- a CDS encoding CPBP family glutamic-type intramembrane protease, which translates to MSILAVIRPKEPLRHLRWFDMLIVTAILFGQFAYRSTQLYIASLMPKVETAAVAEEVRDTAVTGVAYSENMSLQLTLLAIALIYLIIRRFDFKQLPIRFNLGVLFWTPVIFILMGLTADAVTSLSGGYNYFTTEIFQYIKPLSIFDKFAALAPMAILYGLLNGFYEEFCFLGLLTCVEDKYKWQALAYSTLVRISFHTYQGMLWATVIGVVFGLMYYFFYKYKVKNLLPFFLIHALADIFGSGFIYLICA; encoded by the coding sequence ATGAGCATACTCGCCGTCATCCGCCCTAAAGAGCCTTTGCGCCATCTGCGCTGGTTTGACATGCTGATTGTGACCGCTATCCTGTTCGGTCAATTTGCCTACCGTTCTACCCAACTTTATATTGCCAGCCTGATGCCGAAAGTAGAAACAGCCGCTGTTGCCGAAGAAGTGCGCGATACTGCGGTAACCGGCGTGGCTTATTCTGAAAACATGAGCCTGCAGTTGACTCTGCTTGCTATTGCTCTGATCTACCTCATTATCCGCCGTTTCGACTTTAAGCAGTTGCCAATTCGCTTTAATTTAGGCGTATTGTTTTGGACGCCTGTGATTTTTATCCTGATGGGTCTAACCGCCGATGCGGTAACTTCGTTAAGCGGCGGCTACAATTACTTCACCACTGAAATCTTCCAATACATCAAACCATTATCCATCTTCGATAAATTCGCCGCCCTTGCGCCGATGGCCATCCTCTACGGCCTTTTAAACGGCTTTTATGAGGAATTCTGTTTCCTCGGTCTTTTAACCTGCGTGGAAGACAAATACAAATGGCAGGCATTGGCCTATTCGACCTTGGTGCGCATCTCCTTCCATACTTATCAAGGTATGCTTTGGGCGACCGTTATCGGTGTTGTTTTCGGCTTGATGTACTACTTCTTCTACAAATACAAAGTTAAAAACCTGCTGCCGTTTTTCCTGATTCACGCCTTGGCAGATATATTCGGCTCCGGCTTCATCTATTTGATTTGCGCTTAA
- a CDS encoding DMT family transporter, which yields METVRKDPLGSAWMVIAALGFTVMNLSIKAASTQFGFSSGELVFWRMLVSTLFLGIMAKAQGNTFSTPHWKTHLNRSVIGTLAMMCTFYSVMHLPLATGVTLNYTSSIWLAIFSFFILKERITLYTQAILVMGFIGVILLLNPSFQGGQEFAALVSLAGGAMSGWAYLQVRELSLLGEPGWRVVFYLSLTGLIMGAVWSTITGWHPLTVSSLPYLAGIGISAMIAQLAMTRAYKVGKKFTVASLSYLTVVFSALSGVLLFGDKITWQEAAGMVIIVAGGVFSSFTPASIKKFLMKQ from the coding sequence ATGGAAACCGTCAGAAAAGATCCGCTCGGCTCGGCATGGATGGTTATTGCCGCGCTCGGCTTTACCGTCATGAACCTCTCCATCAAAGCCGCCTCAACGCAATTCGGCTTTTCCAGCGGCGAGCTGGTCTTTTGGCGCATGCTGGTCTCCACCCTGTTCTTAGGCATCATGGCCAAAGCGCAAGGCAACACGTTTTCCACGCCGCATTGGAAAACCCATCTCAACCGTAGCGTCATCGGCACGCTTGCCATGATGTGCACGTTTTATTCCGTCATGCACCTGCCGCTAGCAACAGGTGTCACGCTCAACTACACGTCCTCCATCTGGCTTGCCATTTTTTCATTTTTCATTTTAAAAGAAAGAATTACGCTTTATACTCAAGCCATCTTGGTCATGGGCTTTATCGGCGTTATCCTGTTGCTCAACCCATCTTTTCAAGGCGGACAGGAATTTGCCGCGCTGGTCAGTTTGGCAGGCGGCGCCATGTCAGGCTGGGCGTATTTGCAGGTGCGCGAACTCTCGCTTTTGGGCGAACCGGGCTGGCGCGTGGTGTTTTATTTGTCGCTTACCGGCCTGATTATGGGCGCAGTCTGGAGCACCATCACAGGCTGGCATCCGCTGACCGTGTCTTCCCTGCCCTATCTGGCCGGCATCGGCATCTCCGCCATGATTGCACAATTGGCCATGACCCGCGCCTACAAGGTCGGTAAGAAATTTACCGTTGCCTCGCTTTCCTACCTGACCGTCGTTTTCTCCGCCCTGTCCGGCGTACTGCTTTTCGGCGATAAAATCACTTGGCAGGAAGCCGCCGGCATGGTTATCATTGTTGCAGGCGGCGTGTTCAGCAGCTTTACTCCGGCCTCAATCAAAAAATTTCTGATGAAGCAATAA
- the tehB gene encoding SAM-dependent methyltransferase TehB has translation MSEQQELFCYKQMPVWTADEIPEALLSKHNTAASTWGCLNVLQGRLNFNEVDEAGNITATHELTPESDDWVIHPQAWHFIAPQTQDTEIQLSFYCEAADYFNKKYGMSATHSAVRAAEGIVPVGKVLDMGCGQGRNALYLGLKGFDVTAVDNNPHAVQNVEELARIEELNVRAFEYDLNAANIQENFDYMVATVVFMFLMPRYVPDVIANMKEHTNPGGYNLIVSAMDTEDFPCPMPFPFKFGEGELREYYKDWELVEYKEELGSMHAKDEFGNPIQFKFVTMLAKKPE, from the coding sequence ATGAGCGAACAGCAAGAATTGTTTTGTTACAAACAGATGCCGGTATGGACGGCGGACGAGATTCCCGAAGCCTTGTTGTCCAAACACAATACTGCCGCCAGTACTTGGGGCTGCCTCAATGTCCTCCAAGGCCGTCTGAACTTCAACGAAGTGGACGAGGCGGGCAATATTACGGCCACGCACGAGTTGACGCCTGAAAGCGATGATTGGGTTATCCATCCGCAAGCATGGCACTTTATCGCGCCGCAAACGCAAGATACGGAAATCCAACTGTCGTTTTACTGCGAGGCGGCGGACTATTTCAATAAGAAATACGGCATGAGCGCAACACATTCGGCCGTCCGTGCCGCCGAGGGCATCGTACCTGTCGGCAAGGTTTTGGATATGGGCTGCGGTCAGGGGCGCAATGCGCTGTATTTAGGTTTGAAAGGTTTTGACGTTACCGCTGTCGATAATAATCCCCATGCGGTTCAAAACGTGGAAGAGCTGGCGCGTATCGAAGAACTGAATGTCCGCGCGTTTGAATACGACCTCAACGCCGCCAATATTCAGGAAAACTTCGATTATATGGTGGCGACCGTGGTGTTTATGTTCTTGATGCCGCGTTACGTTCCTGACGTGATTGCCAATATGAAGGAACACACCAACCCCGGCGGCTACAACCTGATCGTGTCTGCGATGGATACGGAAGATTTCCCTTGCCCGATGCCGTTCCCGTTCAAGTTTGGAGAGGGCGAGTTGCGCGAATACTATAAGGATTGGGAATTGGTGGAATACAAGGAAGAGCTGGGTTCGATGCACGCAAAAGACGAATTCGGCAATCCGATTCAGTTCAAATTCGTTACCATGCTGGCGAAGAAACCGGAATAA
- a CDS encoding GNAT family N-acetyltransferase: protein MQYTIRPALRQDLPAIVDIYNSTVATRQSTADLSPTTVAEREMWFAAHTDKRPIYALYDADGTVLAWGSFSDYHPRYAYHISAEVSVYVRHDMRGAGVGKILLRHMLERAPSLDIRNVIALVFGHNYPSLNLFHRFGFEEWGRLPQVCDLDTMLADVVILGKRIVD from the coding sequence ATGCAATACACCATCCGCCCTGCCCTGCGCCAAGACTTGCCCGCCATCGTCGATATTTACAACAGCACCGTGGCCACGCGCCAATCCACGGCCGATTTGTCGCCGACCACGGTTGCCGAACGCGAAATGTGGTTTGCCGCGCACACGGACAAACGCCCGATCTACGCTCTTTACGATGCCGACGGCACCGTATTGGCCTGGGGCAGTTTCAGCGACTACCATCCGCGCTACGCCTACCACATCAGTGCGGAAGTCAGCGTTTATGTCCGCCACGATATGCGCGGCGCAGGCGTGGGCAAAATCCTGTTGCGGCACATGCTCGAACGCGCACCGTCCTTAGACATCCGCAACGTCATCGCGCTTGTGTTCGGCCACAACTATCCGAGCCTGAATCTGTTTCACCGTTTCGGATTTGAAGAATGGGGGCGGCTGCCGCAAGTCTGCGATTTGGACACCATGTTGGCAGACGTGGTGATTTTGGGCAAAAGGATTGTGGATTGA
- a CDS encoding LD-carboxypeptidase, with protein MNSTTRRHFLRTCSAAAGAGLLQACGTGTTTTPQTKTTSTTAKAKTVQPKQPHPPRSGDNLLRVVAPSGFAEDPNRVTTGLTRLYNAGFTVTNQQAGSRRYQRFAGSDAQRASDFQEVASGRVETPKVLMGLRGGYGAARILPQIDFASLGARMRERGTLFFGFSDVCAVQLALLAKGNMMSFAGPMVYSEFGKADPSVFTMDSFIRGTTNNVNIVDVPTIQRADVNVEGTLWGGNLSVLASLAGTPYMPDIQGGILFIEDVSEQPYRIERMLNTLYLSGVLQKQRAIIFGDFRMGTIRDVYDSSYDFSAVVNHISRTAKIPVLTGFPFGHITNKTTFPLGTHAKVRSTGNGGYSVTFSGYPTLNPSALTLDNLLPPPVPTYDSTIYRDSITEEVTE; from the coding sequence ATGAACTCCACCACGCGCCGCCATTTCCTGCGTACCTGCTCTGCCGCGGCAGGCGCAGGGTTGTTGCAAGCCTGCGGCACAGGCACGACCACCACGCCGCAAACCAAAACCACTTCTACCACCGCGAAAGCCAAAACCGTGCAACCTAAGCAACCCCATCCGCCACGTTCCGGCGACAACCTCCTGCGCGTTGTTGCGCCGTCAGGCTTCGCCGAAGACCCCAACCGCGTGACCACCGGCCTGACCCGCCTCTACAACGCAGGCTTTACCGTGACCAACCAACAGGCAGGTAGCCGCCGTTACCAACGCTTTGCCGGCAGCGACGCCCAACGTGCCTCCGACTTCCAAGAAGTTGCCAGCGGCCGCGTCGAAACGCCTAAAGTCTTGATGGGCCTGCGCGGCGGCTACGGCGCGGCACGCATCCTGCCGCAAATCGATTTTGCCTCACTCGGCGCTAGAATGCGCGAACGCGGCACATTGTTCTTCGGTTTCAGCGACGTATGCGCCGTCCAACTCGCCCTGTTGGCCAAAGGCAATATGATGAGCTTTGCAGGCCCGATGGTGTACAGCGAATTCGGCAAAGCTGACCCCAGCGTCTTTACCATGGATTCTTTCATCCGCGGCACGACCAACAATGTCAACATCGTTGATGTTCCGACCATCCAACGCGCCGATGTCAACGTAGAAGGCACATTGTGGGGCGGCAACCTCAGCGTTCTCGCCTCCCTCGCCGGCACGCCTTACATGCCCGATATTCAAGGCGGCATCCTCTTTATCGAAGACGTCAGCGAGCAACCCTACCGCATCGAGCGCATGCTCAATACGCTTTACCTGTCAGGTGTTTTGCAAAAACAACGCGCCATCATCTTCGGCGATTTCCGCATGGGTACCATCCGCGACGTGTACGACTCTAGCTACGACTTCTCCGCCGTCGTCAACCACATTTCGCGCACCGCCAAAATTCCTGTGTTGACCGGTTTCCCATTCGGCCACATCACCAACAAAACCACTTTCCCGTTGGGCACGCATGCCAAAGTCCGCAGTACCGGCAACGGCGGTTATTCCGTTACCTTCAGTGGCTACCCTACGCTGAACCCGTCCGCGCTGACACTCGACAACCTGCTGCCGCCTCCTGTTCCGACTTACGACAGCACCATCTACCGCGACAGCATTACTGAAGAAGTCACTGAATAA
- a CDS encoding isochorismatase family protein, translating into MNPKNTLCLIVDIQERLLPALSGTDEMLERCRLLIQGLTALDVPFAVTEQYPKGLGNTVSAVSLLLPEGTPIVEKTQFSAFLPEIQEILRKNDIKTVILVGAEAHICMLQTALDLKAQGYAVSLPFECTASRTTANRDNGLAQLSRQGIIISNVESILFQLLGDAKHPAFKIISKLIQ; encoded by the coding sequence ATGAACCCCAAAAATACGCTTTGTCTGATTGTCGATATTCAAGAACGCCTGCTGCCCGCCCTTTCCGGCACGGACGAAATGTTGGAACGCTGCCGCCTACTGATTCAAGGCTTGACGGCTTTGGACGTACCCTTTGCCGTAACCGAACAATACCCGAAAGGTTTGGGCAACACCGTATCCGCCGTATCGCTGCTGTTGCCCGAAGGCACACCGATTGTCGAGAAAACCCAATTTTCGGCGTTTTTACCTGAAATTCAGGAAATCTTACGCAAAAACGACATTAAAACCGTTATTTTGGTGGGGGCGGAAGCGCATATCTGTATGCTTCAGACGGCCTTGGATTTGAAGGCGCAAGGTTACGCCGTATCCCTGCCTTTTGAATGCACTGCCTCGCGTACAACGGCCAACCGCGACAATGGTTTGGCGCAACTGAGCCGTCAGGGCATTATCATTTCCAATGTCGAAAGTATTTTGTTCCAACTGCTCGGCGATGCCAAACATCCAGCCTTTAAGATCATCTCCAAACTGATTCAATAA
- a CDS encoding PH domain-containing protein, with protein MGLFSGLLGNASQKDADAVERDLANILIDGEQVKMAFSLVRDLIVFTEYRLVLVDKQGLTGKKVSYRSIPYRSVSRFSVETSGHFDLDAELKIWVSSGEAPTETLQFKSDKSVIAIQKALAEAVLKPSK; from the coding sequence ATGGGATTATTCAGTGGCCTTTTGGGCAATGCTTCGCAAAAAGACGCCGATGCGGTGGAACGCGATTTGGCGAATATCCTGATTGATGGCGAACAGGTAAAAATGGCATTCAGCCTGGTGCGCGATTTGATTGTGTTTACCGAGTATCGGCTGGTGTTGGTGGATAAACAGGGTTTGACCGGCAAGAAAGTGTCTTACCGTTCGATTCCGTACCGTTCAGTATCGCGCTTTTCGGTAGAAACCTCGGGTCATTTCGATTTGGATGCCGAGCTGAAGATTTGGGTTTCTTCCGGCGAGGCACCGACTGAAACCTTGCAGTTTAAAAGCGACAAGAGCGTGATTGCCATTCAGAAAGCCTTGGCAGAAGCCGTGTTGAAACCGTCAAAATAG